A genomic region of Metopolophium dirhodum isolate CAU chromosome 1, ASM1992520v1, whole genome shotgun sequence contains the following coding sequences:
- the LOC132939932 gene encoding piggyBac transposable element-derived protein 1-like yields MGNQNVSLASSNGLVHDFEIYVGKGTLPPSNHGLGISGDVVMRLIECIPKNENCKVSMDNWFNSYNLQCKLKFVGVQSIGTVRSNRIAGCVLANDKQLKSGECGKTTTCGECQKMVCCRKKKVDVPRPASIGEYNSYMGGIDLHDMLVELYRVNIRVRRYYLRIVYHLLDMYVVNSWLLYRRHCKQLNEKTMSLLKFKLEISHALLQCGKVQTPKRGRPLSNTPPSKKEELLLQDQLTMLDMMKLDIGQFES; encoded by the exons ATGGGGAATCAAAATGTTTCACTGGCTTCATCAAATGGACTAGTGCATGATTTTGAAATATATGTTGGCAAAGGTACTTTACCTCCATCGAACCATGGCCTAGGTATAAGTGGAGATGTTGTCATGCGACTTATTGAATGTAttccaaaaaatgaaaattgtaag gtaTCTATGGACAATTGGTTTAATTCCTACAACTTGCAATGCAAGTTAAAATTTGTTGGAGTTCAAAGTATCGGGACAGTACGTTCTAATCGTATTGCCGGTTGTGTATTAGCAAATGATAAGCAATTGAAATCTGGAGAATGTGGCAA GACCACTACCTGTGGAGAATGTCAAAAGATGGTCTGttgcagaaaaaaaaaagttgatgtCCCTAGGCCAGCGTCAATTGGTGaatataattcttatatggGAGGCATTGATTTACATGACATGCTAGTGGAGCTATATCGTGTAAATATAAGAGTAAGACGATATTATTTACGCATTGTGTATCATTTGCTTGATATGTATGTGGTAAATTCGTGGTTACTCTATAGAAGACATTGTAAGCAGTTAAATGAAAAAACTATGagcttattaaaatttaagttagaaATATCTCATGCTTTATTACAATGTGGAAAAGTTCAAACGCCAAAAAGAGGTAGACCATTATCTAACACACCACCAAGTAAAAAAGAAGAACTTTTACTCCAAGACCAACTAACGATGTTAGATATGATGAAACTGGACATTGGCCAATTCGAGtcataa
- the LOC132939941 gene encoding piggyBac transposable element-derived protein 3-like: MKPIKRGYKLWCIADQKGYIMNFKVYQGKEELVNSSFEKYGLGERVVLELTEHLWNQNREVYFDNYFSSTLFIQKLKIEKTLGCGTICINRKGIPLNMTSDKTLNRGDHNSKYLSDGTAFFKWKDSKPVHIISNFHGSETTTVPRKERNGTSHPF, encoded by the coding sequence ATGAAACCAATTAAAAGAGGATATAAACTGTGGTGCATAGCTGACCAAAAAGGttatataatgaattttaaagtttatcaAGGCAAAGAAGAATTAGTGAATtctagttttgaaaaatatggaCTTGGGGAACGTGTTGTACTAGAACTCACAGAACATTTGTGGAATCAAAACCGAGaggtttattttgataattatttttcatctacATTGTTTATTCAAAagctgaaaattgaaaaaacacTGGGCTGTGGAACAATTTGTATAAATCGAAAAGGGATACCACTAAATATGACATCTGATAAAACACTAAATCGAGGTGaccacaattcaaaatatttgtcagATGGAACTGCATTTTTCAAGTGGAAGGACAGTAAGCCGGTACATATCATTTCAAACTTCCATGGATCTGAAACGACAACTGTTCCAAGGAAAGAAAGAAATGGCACATCACAtccattttaa